In Bacteroides sp. AN502(2024), one genomic interval encodes:
- a CDS encoding AAA family ATPase, whose translation MAESIDIRELNERIERQSAFVTNLTTGMDQIIVGQKHLIESLLIGLLSNGHVLLEGVPGLAKTLAIKTLASLIDAKYSRIQFTPDLLPADVIGTMVYSQKDESFKVQRGPVFANFVLADEINRAPAKVQSALLEAMQERQVTIGKETFKLPEPFLVLATQNPIEQEGTYPLPEAQVDRFMLKVVIDYPKLEEEKLIIRQNINGEKFNVKPILRADEIIEARKVVRQVYLDEKIERYIVDIVFATRFPEKYDLKELKDMIGFGGSPRASINLALAARTYAFIKRRGYVIPEDVRAVAHDVLRHRIGLTYEAEANNMTSDEIISKILNKVEVP comes from the coding sequence ATGGCTGAATCAATTGATATCCGCGAGCTAAATGAGCGGATTGAAAGACAAAGTGCTTTCGTTACCAATCTTACGACAGGTATGGACCAAATCATTGTTGGTCAGAAACATTTGATTGAATCACTACTTATCGGATTACTTTCCAATGGCCACGTCCTTCTGGAAGGTGTACCTGGTTTGGCGAAAACTTTGGCTATTAAAACACTTGCTTCTCTGATTGATGCGAAATATAGTCGTATCCAGTTTACGCCAGATTTATTGCCTGCAGACGTTATCGGTACAATGGTTTACAGTCAGAAAGATGAATCTTTTAAAGTGCAGCGAGGACCAGTTTTCGCAAACTTTGTGTTAGCTGATGAAATTAACCGTGCTCCTGCAAAAGTACAAAGTGCTTTGCTGGAAGCCATGCAGGAACGTCAGGTTACGATTGGCAAAGAAACATTCAAATTACCAGAGCCTTTCCTTGTATTGGCCACTCAAAACCCTATCGAACAGGAAGGAACTTACCCGCTTCCTGAAGCACAGGTTGACCGTTTTATGCTGAAAGTTGTTATTGATTATCCGAAATTGGAAGAGGAAAAATTGATTATCCGCCAGAATATCAATGGTGAGAAGTTCAATGTGAAACCTATTTTAAGAGCGGATGAAATTATTGAAGCACGTAAGGTTGTTCGTCAAGTCTATCTGGATGAGAAGATCGAGCGTTATATTGTAGATATCGTATTTGCAACTCGCTTCCCTGAAAAATATGATCTTAAAGAACTGAAGGATATGATCGGATTCGGAGGCTCACCTCGTGCGTCTATCAATCTGGCTTTAGCTGCTCGCACGTATGCATTTATCAAACGTCGTGGTTACGTTATTCCGGAAGATGTACGTGCTGTAGCACATGATGTTCTTCGTCACCGTATTGGATTAACATATGAAGCTGAAGCTAACAACATGACTTCGGACGAAATCATCAGTAAAATTTTGAATAAGGTTGAAGTGCCCTAA
- a CDS encoding HU family DNA-binding protein has protein sequence MNERLTIQDLTDLLAAKHSMTQKDAEAFVKEFFLLIEQALENEKTVKIKGLGTFKLIDVDSRESVKVNTGERFQIKGHTKVSFSPDTNLRDTINKPFAHFETVVLNENTILEDTPIEETEEEEETGEEASGQVVLNEMNDDFGTTVIEEGTDDDLSKEEFSQEEQIASQLSVEESFEASATAEDISVMVQESIDHTSPEEFEESITKPDIEERVEQLEDEEVLKKEVTIVEQQPAPIKEKKEEITAEKIIEQEPLKANLRPVVSIPPVEKEMIKPVQLEQEFQPVSKKATPLVKEKSPVPYLIAVIIIVLLLCGGVILFIYYPDLFSSSSDKSALDMLPVTTQPVQPETQLSDTIERKDTIKEITPDASEIATTTQPVVPKEETVPVKTESQTNSQQSDASAYLDSTSYKITGTKTKYTIKEGETLTRISLHFYGTKAMWPYIVKHNPKIIKNPNNVPYGTTIEIPELTKE, from the coding sequence ATGAATGAAAGACTGACAATTCAAGACCTTACTGACTTATTGGCTGCCAAACATAGCATGACCCAGAAAGATGCCGAAGCGTTTGTCAAAGAGTTTTTCCTCTTGATAGAACAAGCTTTGGAGAATGAGAAGACTGTAAAAATCAAGGGATTGGGAACTTTCAAACTTATTGATGTAGATAGCCGGGAAAGTGTCAAAGTCAACACTGGAGAACGTTTTCAGATAAAAGGACATACGAAAGTCTCATTTTCTCCGGATACAAATCTAAGGGATACTATAAATAAACCTTTTGCTCACTTTGAAACTGTTGTATTGAATGAAAATACAATTCTGGAAGATACTCCGATAGAAGAGACAGAGGAAGAAGAAGAAACAGGAGAGGAAGCATCAGGACAGGTAGTTTTGAATGAGATGAATGATGATTTTGGAACTACTGTGATAGAAGAAGGTACTGATGATGATCTTTCAAAAGAAGAGTTTAGTCAGGAAGAGCAAATAGCCAGTCAACTGTCTGTAGAAGAATCCTTTGAAGCATCAGCCACTGCAGAGGATATATCTGTAATGGTACAAGAATCAATTGATCATACATCTCCTGAAGAGTTCGAAGAGTCCATTACAAAACCCGACATTGAAGAAAGGGTAGAACAGCTGGAAGACGAAGAGGTCTTGAAGAAGGAAGTGACAATCGTTGAGCAGCAACCAGCACCTATAAAAGAAAAAAAAGAAGAGATCACTGCCGAAAAGATTATAGAACAAGAGCCCTTAAAAGCAAATCTGCGACCTGTGGTCTCTATTCCTCCTGTTGAAAAAGAAATGATTAAACCAGTCCAATTGGAACAGGAATTTCAACCGGTTTCTAAAAAAGCAACTCCTCTAGTAAAGGAAAAATCTCCTGTACCTTATTTAATAGCTGTTATTATAATCGTTTTGTTATTATGTGGAGGGGTTATTCTATTTATTTATTATCCGGATTTATTTTCCTCTTCATCTGACAAGAGTGCACTGGATATGCTGCCGGTGACCACTCAACCCGTCCAACCGGAAACACAGCTTTCTGATACGATTGAACGCAAAGATACCATAAAAGAAATAACTCCTGATGCATCCGAGATCGCTACCACAACACAACCGGTTGTCCCAAAAGAAGAAACTGTTCCTGTCAAAACAGAGTCTCAAACAAATTCACAGCAATCTGATGCTTCTGCCTATCTGGATTCAACATCTTATAAGATTACGGGAACCAAGACGAAATACACAATCAAAGAAGGAGAAACCTTAACTAGGATTTCCTTACATTTTTATGGTACAAAAGCGATGTGGCCATACATAGTGAAGCATAATCCGAAGATAATTAAGAACCCAAACAATGTACCGTATGGCACAACAATTGAAATACCGGAACTTACAAAAGAATAA
- the rimO gene encoding 30S ribosomal protein S12 methylthiotransferase RimO — MKRKTIDIITLGCSKNLVDSEQLMRQLKEVGYNVTHDTENPQGEIAVINTCGFIGDAKEESINMILEFAERKEEGDLKKLFVMGCLSERYLKELAVEIPQVDKFYGKFNWKELLQDLGKVYHNELYIERTLTTPQHYAYLKISEGCDRKCSYCAIPIITGRHISKPMEEILDEVRYLVSQGVKEFQVIAQELTYYGVDRYKKQMLPELIERISDIPGVEWIRLHYAYPAHFPTDLFRVMRERDNVCKYMDIALQHISDNMLKLMRRQVSKKDTYQLIKQFRKEVPGIHLRTTLMVGHPGETEDDFEELKEFVRKVRFDRMGAFAYSEEEGTYAAETYEDSIPQEVKQARLDELMNIQQGISAELSAEKIGRQMKVIIDRLEGGYYIGRTEFDSPEVDPEVLIDRSERELKIGQFYQAEVENADDFDLYAKIINDYEQ; from the coding sequence ATGAAAAGAAAGACAATAGATATTATTACCTTAGGATGTTCTAAGAATTTGGTTGACTCCGAGCAGCTAATGCGCCAATTAAAGGAAGTCGGATACAACGTAACTCATGACACGGAAAATCCGCAAGGAGAAATTGCGGTAATCAATACATGTGGTTTTATTGGTGATGCCAAAGAGGAATCCATAAATATGATTCTGGAATTCGCTGAAAGAAAAGAAGAGGGAGATTTAAAGAAACTTTTTGTGATGGGGTGTCTGTCCGAACGTTATCTCAAGGAATTAGCTGTTGAGATACCACAGGTAGATAAATTTTATGGAAAGTTTAATTGGAAGGAGCTTTTACAGGATTTAGGAAAGGTTTATCATAATGAATTGTATATCGAGCGGACATTGACAACTCCCCAGCATTATGCTTACCTGAAAATTTCAGAAGGGTGCGATCGTAAATGTTCTTATTGTGCTATCCCCATTATTACGGGACGCCATATTTCCAAACCAATGGAAGAAATTCTGGACGAAGTGCGATACTTGGTATCACAAGGCGTAAAAGAATTTCAGGTGATTGCACAAGAATTGACTTATTATGGTGTTGATCGGTACAAGAAGCAAATGCTTCCGGAATTGATTGAACGTATTTCCGATATACCTGGAGTAGAATGGATTCGCTTGCATTATGCCTATCCTGCGCATTTCCCAACAGATTTATTCCGGGTTATGCGGGAACGAGACAATGTATGCAAATATATGGACATTGCCCTTCAGCACATTAGTGACAATATGTTGAAATTAATGCGCCGACAAGTGAGCAAAAAGGATACTTACCAGTTGATCAAACAATTTCGTAAAGAAGTGCCAGGCATTCACTTGAGGACGACTTTAATGGTAGGACATCCCGGAGAAACAGAGGACGACTTCGAGGAACTCAAAGAATTTGTACGTAAAGTACGTTTTGATCGAATGGGCGCTTTCGCATATTCCGAAGAAGAAGGGACTTATGCAGCAGAAACATACGAAGACTCTATCCCACAGGAGGTTAAACAAGCCCGACTTGATGAATTGATGAATATTCAACAAGGTATTTCGGCAGAGCTAAGTGCGGAAAAGATAGGTAGGCAGATGAAAGTTATCATCGATCGTCTGGAAGGGGGATATTATATCGGACGGACAGAATTTGATTCACCGGAAGTAGATCCGGAAGTCTTAATTGATCGTTCAGAGAGAGAACTTAAGATCGGGCAGTTTTATCAGGCAGAAGTGGAAAATGCGGATGATTTTGATTTATATGCAAAGATTATAAATGACTATGAACAATAA
- a CDS encoding HU family DNA-binding protein, translated as MNNKEFTSELAERLGYTIKDTAELMGSLLFSMTQELEEGNVIVIQGFGSFEVKKKAERISINPVSKQRMLVPPKLVLSYRPSNTLKDKFK; from the coding sequence ATGAACAATAAGGAATTTACATCCGAACTAGCGGAAAGATTGGGATATACAATCAAAGATACTGCCGAATTGATGGGTTCTTTGTTATTTAGTATGACACAAGAATTGGAAGAAGGCAATGTGATTGTAATTCAAGGATTCGGTTCTTTTGAAGTAAAAAAGAAAGCGGAACGAATTTCAATCAATCCGGTAAGTAAACAGCGTATGCTGGTGCCACCTAAATTGGTACTATCTTATAGACCCAGCAATACATTGAAAGATAAGTTTAAATAA